The following are encoded in a window of Streptomyces sp. 11x1 genomic DNA:
- a CDS encoding SDR family oxidoreductase codes for MTGQTGELTGLRAIVTGGASGIGLATARLLTARGARVAVLDLDPSGASAPLIALKADVTDDASVRAAVTEAAERLGGLDIVVNNAGIGAQGTVEDNSDEQWQRVLDVNVLGMVRTSRAALPHLRASSHASIVNTCSIAATAGLPQRALYSASKGAVLSLTLAMAADHVREGIRVNCVNPGTADTPWVGRLLGAADDPEAERAALNARQPMGRLVTADEVAAAIVYLASPAAASVTGTALAVDGGMQGLRLRPAGS; via the coding sequence ATGACCGGGCAGACAGGTGAGCTGACGGGGCTCCGCGCGATCGTCACCGGTGGCGCGTCCGGGATAGGGCTCGCCACCGCCAGACTGCTGACCGCACGGGGCGCCCGGGTCGCGGTGCTCGACCTCGACCCCTCCGGGGCCTCGGCCCCGCTGATCGCCCTCAAGGCCGATGTCACCGACGACGCCTCCGTACGGGCCGCCGTCACGGAGGCCGCCGAGCGGCTCGGCGGACTCGACATCGTCGTCAACAACGCAGGCATCGGCGCGCAGGGCACCGTCGAGGACAACTCCGACGAACAGTGGCAGCGCGTCCTGGACGTCAATGTCCTCGGCATGGTCCGCACCAGCCGCGCGGCCCTGCCCCACCTGCGCGCCTCCTCCCACGCGAGCATCGTCAACACCTGCTCCATCGCCGCCACCGCCGGCCTGCCCCAGCGCGCCCTGTACTCCGCCAGCAAGGGCGCCGTCCTCTCCCTGACCCTGGCCATGGCCGCCGACCACGTCCGCGAGGGCATCCGCGTCAACTGCGTCAACCCCGGCACCGCCGACACCCCCTGGGTCGGCCGCCTCCTCGGCGCCGCCGACGACCCCGAAGCGGAGCGCGCCGCGCTCAACGCCCGCCAGCCCATGGGCCGTCTGGTCACCGCCGACGAGGTCGCCGCCGCCATCGTCTATCTGGCGAGCCCCGCCGCCGCGTCCGTCACCGGCACCGCCCTCGCCGTCGACGGCGGCATGCAGGGCCTCAGGCTCCGCCCGGCGGGCTCATGA
- a CDS encoding L-rhamnose mutarotase, whose translation MRVALHTKVRADRVEEYEAAHREVPGELTTAIRAAGVSEWTIWRSGTDLFHLLEVEDYPAMIAELEKLPVNIAWQARMAELLDVVHDYSAEGSDAGLPVVWHL comes from the coding sequence GTGAGGGTCGCCCTGCACACCAAGGTCCGCGCCGACCGCGTCGAGGAGTACGAGGCGGCCCACCGCGAGGTCCCCGGGGAACTCACCACCGCCATCCGCGCCGCAGGGGTGAGCGAGTGGACGATCTGGCGCAGCGGCACCGACCTCTTCCACCTGCTGGAGGTCGAGGACTACCCGGCGATGATCGCCGAACTGGAGAAGCTGCCGGTCAACATCGCTTGGCAGGCCCGGATGGCCGAACTCCTCGACGTCGTCCACGACTACTCGGCCGAGGGCTCCGACGCCGGACTGCCGGTGGTGTGGCACCTGTGA
- a CDS encoding energy-coupling factor ABC transporter substrate-binding protein, with the protein MSRNTKINVLLLLVVAALAVLPLALGLGDHKEQPFTGADGEAETAITEIEPDYEPWFSPLYEPPSGEIESALFSLQAALGAGVLAYYFGIRRGRRQGEARARALLDAAGQTDKAPEEPVDATVAASTASASGPAASVPAAAASKGASGASGASDPTGDAGSSGRSGASPAGRG; encoded by the coding sequence ATGAGCCGGAACACGAAGATCAACGTACTGCTGCTGCTCGTCGTGGCCGCGCTCGCCGTCCTGCCGCTGGCCCTCGGCCTCGGCGACCACAAGGAGCAGCCGTTCACGGGCGCCGACGGCGAGGCGGAGACGGCGATCACCGAGATCGAACCGGACTACGAGCCGTGGTTCTCCCCTCTCTACGAGCCGCCGTCCGGTGAGATCGAGTCGGCGCTCTTCTCCCTCCAGGCCGCCCTCGGCGCGGGCGTCCTCGCCTACTACTTCGGCATCCGCCGGGGCCGGCGCCAGGGCGAGGCCCGGGCGCGGGCGCTGCTGGACGCTGCCGGGCAGACCGACAAGGCTCCGGAGGAGCCGGTGGACGCGACCGTCGCGGCCTCGACCGCGAGCGCGTCCGGCCCGGCGGCGAGCGTTCCGGCCGCCGCGGCCTCGAAGGGCGCGTCGGGGGCGTCCGGCGCCTCGGACCCGACCGGCGACGCAGGCTCGTCCGGTCGCTCCGGGGCCAGCCCGGCCGGGCGGGGCTGA
- a CDS encoding energy-coupling factor ABC transporter permease — protein sequence MHIAEGFLPPAHAIAWGVASAPFVVHGVRALTREVREHPESTLLLGASGAFTFVLSALKLPSVTGSCSHPTGTGLGAILFRPPIMAVLGTITLLFQALLLAHGGLTTLGANVFSMAIAGPWAGYGVYRLLRRFGVPLMVTVFFGAFVADLVTYCATSVQLALAFPDPSSGFLGALGKFGSIFAVTQVPLAVSEGLLTVLVMRLLVQSSKGELTRLGVLLTDRRSRTGAGAENESEAVAR from the coding sequence ATGCACATAGCCGAGGGTTTCCTTCCTCCGGCGCACGCGATCGCCTGGGGCGTCGCGTCCGCGCCGTTCGTCGTCCACGGAGTACGGGCACTCACCCGTGAGGTCAGGGAGCACCCCGAGAGCACACTGCTGCTCGGTGCCTCGGGTGCCTTCACCTTCGTCCTGTCCGCGCTGAAGCTGCCGTCGGTCACCGGGAGTTGTTCCCACCCCACCGGCACCGGTCTCGGCGCCATCCTGTTCCGGCCGCCGATCATGGCGGTCCTCGGCACCATCACCCTGCTCTTCCAGGCCCTGTTGCTCGCCCACGGGGGTCTGACCACGCTCGGCGCCAACGTCTTCTCCATGGCGATCGCCGGCCCCTGGGCGGGGTACGGCGTCTACCGGCTGCTGCGGCGCTTCGGCGTGCCGCTGATGGTGACGGTCTTCTTCGGCGCGTTCGTCGCCGACCTGGTCACCTACTGCGCCACCAGCGTGCAGTTGGCGCTCGCCTTCCCCGACCCGAGCAGCGGCTTCCTGGGCGCGCTCGGCAAGTTCGGCTCCATCTTCGCCGTCACCCAGGTCCCGCTCGCGGTCAGCGAGGGTCTGCTCACCGTGCTGGTGATGCGCCTGCTGGTGCAGTCGAGCAAGGGCGAACTCACCCGGCTCGGCGTGCTCCTGACCGACCGGCGGAGCCGTACCGGTGCCGGGGCGGAGAACGAGAGCGAGGCGGTGGCCCGATGA
- a CDS encoding aldo/keto reductase: MRTTTLGRTEVRVTELAYGAAGIGNLFRPVTDQEAAAAIDAAWDAGIRTFDTAPHYGLGLSERRLGAALRGRPRESYTISTKVGRLLVENETAEGDDLANGFAVPATHRRVWDFTADGVLGSLEASLRRLGLDRVDVVLLHDPDDHVEQALREAYPALERLRDEGVVGAIGVGMNQCAVPTRFLRETDIDVVLLAGRYTLLEQEGLDELLPEAAARGRSVIIGGVFNSGLLTDPKPQATYDYAPVPKPVLDRALRLRAVTERHGVPLRGAALAFPSAHPAVAAVLTGARSAEEVRDTVDLNGRTVPAALWDELRAEGLLSPHTPVPQPKDPS; the protein is encoded by the coding sequence ATGAGGACCACGACCCTCGGCCGCACCGAAGTCCGCGTCACCGAGCTGGCCTACGGTGCCGCGGGCATCGGCAACCTCTTCCGCCCGGTGACCGACCAGGAGGCCGCCGCCGCGATCGACGCGGCCTGGGACGCCGGCATCCGCACCTTCGACACCGCCCCCCACTACGGGCTCGGCCTGTCCGAACGCCGCCTCGGCGCCGCGCTCCGCGGCCGCCCCCGGGAGTCGTACACGATCTCCACCAAGGTCGGCCGGCTGCTGGTGGAGAACGAGACCGCCGAGGGCGACGACCTGGCAAACGGCTTCGCGGTCCCCGCGACCCACCGCCGCGTCTGGGACTTCACCGCCGACGGCGTCCTGGGCTCCCTGGAGGCCAGCCTGCGACGGCTCGGTCTGGACCGGGTGGACGTGGTCCTCCTCCACGACCCCGACGACCACGTCGAACAGGCCCTGCGGGAGGCCTACCCGGCGCTGGAGCGGCTGCGCGACGAGGGAGTCGTCGGCGCCATCGGCGTCGGCATGAACCAGTGCGCCGTGCCCACCCGCTTCCTGCGCGAGACCGACATCGACGTGGTGCTGCTGGCCGGCCGCTACACCCTCCTCGAACAGGAGGGCCTCGACGAACTGCTTCCCGAGGCCGCCGCCCGGGGCCGCAGCGTGATCATCGGCGGCGTCTTCAACTCCGGCCTGCTGACCGACCCGAAGCCGCAGGCCACGTACGACTACGCTCCCGTGCCGAAGCCCGTGCTCGACCGCGCCCTGCGGCTGAGGGCGGTCACCGAGCGCCACGGCGTGCCGCTGCGCGGCGCGGCCCTGGCGTTCCCCTCCGCGCACCCGGCGGTCGCGGCCGTGCTCACGGGCGCGCGCTCCGCCGAGGAGGTGCGCGACACGGTCGACCTGAACGGCCGCACCGTCCCGGCCGCCCTCTGGGACGAGTTGCGCGCCGAGGGTCTGCTGAGCCCGCACACCCCCGTCCCGCAGCCGAAGGACCCGTCGTGA
- a CDS encoding MFS transporter produces the protein MLAVLRHRVYRRLFAAQIVALVGTGLATVALGLLAYDLAGARAGSVLGTALAIKMVAYVVIAPIAGAVADRLPRRALMVTADLVRAGIALSLPFVGEVWQVYVLVFLLQSASAVFTPTFQAVIPDVLPEERDYTRALSMSRLAYDLESLFSPALAAALLSVTTYDGLFTGTVLGFLASAALVVSTALPERAAVTAPRAGGVYARATAGTRLFLGVPELRALLVLNLAVAAAGAMVTVNSVVYVRDVLDLSAGALPLTLGAYGAGSMAVALVLPRVLEKVQDRAVMLPGALSLAVVFAGLGAVTAAQGGSWRLSALLALWAAFGAACSAVLTPAGRLVRRSVSPEERTAAFAAQFSLSHGCWLLTYPLAGWLGATAGLNWAVLALGSLALGAALTAVRLWPASSTSHVHAGLPSGHPHLVGARRVRAGWRHSHGHLTDGLHAH, from the coding sequence ATGCTTGCCGTACTGCGTCATCGTGTCTATCGGCGGCTCTTCGCCGCCCAGATCGTGGCCCTGGTGGGGACCGGGCTCGCGACCGTGGCGCTCGGGCTGTTGGCGTACGACCTCGCGGGCGCCCGCGCCGGTTCCGTCCTCGGTACGGCACTCGCGATCAAGATGGTGGCGTACGTGGTCATCGCCCCCATCGCGGGCGCGGTCGCCGACCGGCTGCCGCGCCGGGCCCTGATGGTGACGGCGGACCTGGTGCGCGCGGGGATCGCCCTGTCACTGCCGTTCGTCGGCGAGGTCTGGCAGGTGTACGTCCTGGTGTTCCTCCTGCAGTCCGCGTCGGCCGTGTTCACGCCCACCTTCCAGGCCGTCATCCCCGATGTGCTGCCCGAGGAACGCGACTACACCCGGGCCCTGTCGATGTCCCGGCTCGCCTATGACCTGGAGAGCCTCTTCTCCCCCGCGCTCGCAGCCGCGCTGCTGTCCGTGACGACCTACGACGGGCTGTTCACCGGCACGGTCCTCGGGTTCCTCGCCTCGGCCGCGCTGGTCGTCTCCACCGCCCTGCCCGAGCGGGCCGCGGTCACCGCCCCGCGCGCGGGCGGCGTGTACGCCAGGGCCACCGCCGGGACGCGTCTCTTCCTCGGCGTGCCCGAGCTGCGGGCCCTGCTCGTCCTGAACCTCGCGGTCGCGGCGGCCGGGGCGATGGTGACGGTGAACTCCGTCGTCTACGTCCGTGATGTGCTCGACCTGTCCGCGGGCGCCCTGCCGCTGACGCTCGGGGCGTACGGGGCGGGGTCGATGGCCGTGGCGCTGGTACTGCCCCGGGTGCTGGAGAAGGTGCAGGACCGAGCCGTGATGCTGCCGGGCGCGCTGTCGCTGGCCGTGGTCTTCGCCGGGCTCGGGGCCGTCACCGCTGCTCAGGGCGGGAGTTGGCGACTGTCCGCGCTGCTGGCGCTCTGGGCCGCGTTCGGTGCCGCGTGCTCGGCGGTGCTCACTCCGGCGGGGCGTCTCGTCCGCCGCTCGGTGTCGCCCGAGGAGCGTACGGCCGCGTTCGCCGCCCAGTTCTCCCTCTCGCACGGTTGCTGGCTGCTGACGTATCCGCTGGCCGGATGGCTGGGGGCGACGGCCGGGCTGAACTGGGCGGTGCTCGCCCTGGGTTCGCTCGCGCTGGGCGCGGCGCTGACGGCCGTACGGCTGTGGCCGGCGTCGTCGACGTCCCACGTGCACGCCGGGCTCCCCTCCGGTCACCCCCATCTGGTGGGCGCCCGACGCGTCCGTGCCGGGTGGCGGCACAGCCACGGCCATCTCACGGACGGGCTGCACGCGCACTGA
- a CDS encoding endonuclease/exonuclease/phosphatase family protein: MSAVVAGLAAGLVLFPGLAPNSVGRLGSLLEAFLPWLGLVVVVLLGVGLLRRSAVTLLALLLPAAAWTYTFGGLLLPGAPPGARDLVVVQHNVSDENTDPAGTARALAAAGPDLIALEELVPSALPVYERALAREYPHHAVRGTVGLWSRHPLTGTRPLDIKPEGIGEDWRRGLRTSARTPHGDIAVYVAHLPSVRLGAGGLVSHRRDESAGLLGRAVAAETRDPVVLLGDLNGTVDDRGLAPLTTRMNVAERGFAFSYPAGLPLTRIDQVMARSATVADIRALPATGSDHLPVAARITLD; the protein is encoded by the coding sequence GTGAGCGCCGTGGTGGCCGGGCTGGCGGCCGGGCTCGTGCTGTTCCCCGGCCTGGCCCCCAACTCCGTGGGCCGGCTGGGCAGTCTGCTGGAGGCGTTCCTGCCCTGGCTCGGCCTGGTGGTCGTGGTCCTGCTCGGCGTGGGGCTGCTGCGCCGCTCGGCCGTCACGCTGCTGGCGCTTCTGCTTCCGGCGGCGGCCTGGACGTACACATTCGGCGGTCTGCTGCTGCCCGGCGCGCCGCCCGGGGCGCGGGATCTCGTCGTGGTGCAGCACAACGTGAGCGACGAGAACACCGACCCTGCGGGTACGGCCCGCGCCCTGGCCGCGGCCGGGCCCGACCTCATCGCGCTGGAGGAACTGGTGCCCTCGGCACTTCCGGTCTACGAGAGGGCGCTCGCCCGGGAGTACCCGCACCACGCGGTCCGCGGCACCGTCGGACTCTGGTCGCGGCATCCGCTCACCGGGACCCGCCCGCTGGACATCAAGCCCGAGGGGATCGGGGAGGACTGGCGCCGCGGGCTCAGGACCTCGGCCCGTACGCCGCACGGCGACATCGCGGTGTACGTCGCCCACCTGCCGTCCGTACGCCTCGGGGCGGGCGGACTCGTGTCGCACCGGCGTGACGAGAGTGCCGGCCTGCTGGGCCGGGCCGTCGCCGCCGAGACACGCGACCCGGTGGTCCTCCTAGGCGACCTCAACGGCACGGTCGACGACCGCGGTCTGGCACCGCTCACCACACGGATGAACGTGGCGGAGCGCGGCTTCGCGTTCAGCTACCCTGCCGGTCTCCCGCTCACCCGGATCGACCAGGTCATGGCCCGCTCGGCGACCGTCGCCGACATCCGCGCCCTGCCCGCCACCGGCAGTGACCACCTGCCCGTCGCCGCCCGGATCACTCTGGACTGA
- the cbiQ gene encoding cobalt ECF transporter T component CbiQ produces MLPIDAAAHSSRWRRRHPVDKAVLGLGLTALAISLPPWPGAALVLLTSLVVLLGPAGVPGRRLWRAYRVPLGFCVTGALPLLVQVGGPDGFVTPAAGGAVRAGELLLRTSAASLGVLLFAFTTPMSDLLPRLVRAGVPAPVVDVALVTYRMSFLLLDSVRRIREAQAARLGHTTRAATWRSLAGLGATAFVRAFDRAARLQTGLAGRGYDGTLRVLVPEARVSVRFTTASVALLAAVAALTLVLDSSWKGR; encoded by the coding sequence GTGCTGCCGATCGACGCGGCGGCGCACAGCAGTCGCTGGCGCCGCCGTCATCCCGTGGACAAGGCCGTGCTCGGGCTCGGTCTCACCGCGCTCGCGATCTCCCTGCCGCCCTGGCCGGGCGCGGCCCTGGTCCTGCTGACCTCGCTCGTGGTCCTGCTGGGCCCCGCGGGCGTGCCCGGCCGTCGGCTGTGGCGGGCCTACCGGGTGCCGTTGGGCTTCTGCGTGACCGGCGCGCTGCCGCTGCTCGTGCAGGTGGGCGGGCCGGACGGGTTCGTCACCCCGGCCGCCGGCGGAGCGGTCCGCGCCGGGGAGCTGTTGCTGCGCACCTCGGCCGCCTCCCTGGGCGTGCTCCTGTTCGCCTTCACGACCCCGATGTCGGACCTGCTGCCCCGGCTGGTCCGGGCCGGGGTGCCCGCGCCGGTCGTGGACGTGGCGCTGGTGACGTACCGGATGAGCTTTCTGCTCCTGGACTCGGTGCGCCGGATCCGGGAGGCGCAGGCTGCGCGACTGGGGCACACCACCCGGGCCGCCACCTGGCGTTCCCTCGCCGGGCTCGGCGCCACCGCGTTCGTCCGGGCCTTCGACCGGGCGGCACGGCTGCAGACCGGGCTCGCCGGACGCGGGTACGACGGCACCCTGCGTGTCCTGGTGCCCGAGGCCCGGGTCTCCGTGCGGTTCACCACGGCCAGTGTCGCTCTTCTGGCGGCCGTGGCCGCCCTCACCCTCGTACTGGATTCGTCCTGGAAAGGCCGCTGA
- a CDS encoding ATP-binding cassette domain-containing protein gives MSEPVLVALRGASFAYEDGPPVLSELDFEVRAGRALALLGRNGSGKTTLMRLLSGGLRPRAGELTVEGRPVSYDRKGLTRLRTTVQLVVQDPDDQLFAASVAQDVSFGPLNLGLPDAQVRDRVDEALGALGIAALSDRPTHLLSYGQRKRTAIAGAVAMRPRVLILDEPTAGLDPDGQERLLATLDELRRSGTTVVMATHDVDLALRWADDAALLTPSGARTGPVAEMLARTDLLHQAGLRLPWGVAVARFLREQGLLAREEAGPRTPDELAALAEADAGPGARLPQPQIRRP, from the coding sequence ATGAGCGAGCCCGTGCTCGTCGCCCTGCGGGGCGCGTCGTTCGCATACGAGGACGGACCGCCCGTGCTCAGCGAACTGGACTTCGAGGTGCGCGCGGGGCGCGCGCTCGCCCTGCTGGGCCGCAACGGCAGCGGCAAGACCACGCTGATGCGGCTGCTCAGCGGCGGACTGCGGCCCCGCGCGGGCGAGTTGACCGTCGAAGGGCGGCCGGTGTCGTACGACCGCAAGGGGCTCACCCGGCTCAGGACGACGGTCCAGCTGGTCGTCCAGGACCCGGACGACCAGCTCTTCGCGGCGTCCGTCGCACAGGATGTGTCGTTCGGACCGCTGAACCTCGGACTGCCCGACGCGCAGGTGCGGGACCGGGTGGACGAGGCGCTCGGCGCGCTCGGTATCGCCGCCCTCTCCGACCGGCCGACCCATCTGCTCTCCTACGGCCAGCGCAAGCGGACCGCCATCGCCGGGGCGGTCGCGATGCGGCCCCGGGTCCTGATCCTCGACGAGCCGACCGCCGGACTCGACCCGGACGGACAGGAGCGGCTCCTCGCCACCCTGGACGAGCTGCGGCGCTCCGGCACCACCGTCGTGATGGCCACCCATGACGTCGACCTCGCGCTGCGCTGGGCCGACGACGCGGCGCTGCTCACCCCGTCCGGCGCGCGCACGGGCCCGGTGGCGGAGATGCTCGCCCGCACGGATCTCCTGCACCAGGCGGGGCTGCGGCTCCCCTGGGGTGTCGCGGTCGCCCGATTCCTGCGCGAGCAGGGGCTGTTGGCGCGGGAGGAGGCGGGCCCGCGCACACCGGACGAGTTGGCGGCCCTCGCGGAGGCGGACGCCGGTCCGGGGGCGCGGCTGCCTCAGCCTCAGATCCGCAGGCCGTAG
- a CDS encoding amidohydrolase family protein, producing the protein MGTDDTDAWTVDAHHHVWDLSGRDQDWITGPELASLRRDFTLRELESAASVAAVTATVLVQTITVPEETPEFLALAAGSDVVAGVVGWADLTSPAVADALAELREAPGGEYLVGIRHQVQGEPDPRWLTRPDVLRGLAAVADAGLVYDLLVRPHQLLAAVEAAARLPGLTFVLDHLGKPAVASGELEPWAGEIRGLAALPNTVCKLSGLVTEADWHSWRVADLVPYADTALDAFGPERLMYGSDWPVCRLASDYAEVLDVADTLMSRLGEAEHREVFAGTAVRVYGLRI; encoded by the coding sequence ATGGGAACGGACGACACCGACGCCTGGACCGTCGACGCCCACCACCACGTCTGGGATCTCTCCGGCCGCGACCAGGACTGGATCACCGGACCCGAACTGGCGTCGCTGCGCCGCGACTTCACCCTCCGTGAGCTGGAGTCCGCTGCGAGCGTCGCTGCCGTCACCGCCACGGTCCTGGTCCAGACGATCACCGTGCCCGAGGAGACCCCCGAGTTCCTGGCCCTCGCCGCCGGCAGCGACGTGGTCGCCGGGGTCGTCGGCTGGGCCGACCTCACCTCTCCCGCCGTCGCCGACGCCCTGGCCGAACTGCGCGAGGCCCCCGGCGGGGAGTACCTGGTGGGCATCCGCCACCAGGTGCAGGGTGAGCCCGACCCCCGCTGGCTGACCCGCCCGGACGTGCTGCGGGGCCTCGCTGCGGTCGCCGACGCGGGACTCGTCTACGACCTCCTGGTCCGGCCCCACCAGCTCCTGGCCGCCGTGGAGGCGGCGGCCCGCCTTCCCGGACTCACCTTCGTCCTGGACCATTTGGGCAAGCCAGCCGTCGCCTCCGGTGAACTGGAGCCGTGGGCGGGGGAGATCCGCGGGCTGGCGGCCCTGCCGAACACCGTGTGCAAGCTCTCCGGCCTGGTCACGGAGGCCGACTGGCACTCCTGGCGGGTCGCGGACCTCGTCCCGTACGCCGACACCGCGCTGGACGCCTTCGGCCCCGAGCGGCTGATGTACGGCTCCGACTGGCCGGTCTGCCGACTCGCCTCCGACTACGCCGAAGTCCTGGACGTCGCCGACACGTTGATGTCCCGACTCGGTGAGGCCGAACACCGGGAGGTCTTCGCGGGCACCGCCGTGCGCGTCTACGGCCTGCGGATCTGA
- a CDS encoding metalloregulator ArsR/SmtB family transcription factor has protein sequence MPERHAVSPASGAHLRAPDSARLTEATGVFAMLSDVTRLHLLWLLAQGESDVGSLADRCEASRTAVSQHLAKLRLAGLVDTRREGRHIYYSLADGHLKRLVVEALSHADHRVSGQAPHD, from the coding sequence ATGCCTGAACGCCATGCCGTGTCACCTGCGTCCGGTGCGCATCTGCGCGCCCCCGACAGCGCACGGCTCACCGAGGCGACCGGAGTGTTCGCGATGCTCTCCGACGTCACCCGGCTGCATCTGCTGTGGCTGCTCGCGCAGGGCGAGTCGGACGTCGGCTCACTGGCCGACCGCTGCGAGGCGTCCCGCACGGCCGTCAGCCAGCATCTGGCGAAGCTGCGGCTGGCCGGGCTCGTGGACACCCGCCGCGAAGGCCGTCACATCTACTACAGCCTCGCCGACGGGCACCTCAAGCGCCTGGTCGTGGAGGCGCTCAGCCACGCCGACCACCGGGTCAGCGGCCAGGCCCCGCACGACTGA
- a CDS encoding HoxN/HupN/NixA family nickel/cobalt transporter: protein MAPGTDTAPSATAGTGGLSWRRISGFLTRGEWASLAGMAGFILALHLIGWFTLVVIVAPEHYSVGSKTFGIGIGVTAYTLGMRHAFDADHIAAIDNTTRKLMGEGRRPLSVGFWFSLGHSSIVLALTFLLTLGVKSLAGPVRDDGSVLHETTGWIGTTVSGTFLYVIAVVNLVIMVGIWKVFREMRSGAYDEAALEEKLHSRGLMNRLLGRLMRSLTSSWQMYPIGLLFGLGFDTATEVALLVLAGSGAASGLPWYAILCLPVLFAAGMSLLDTVDGSFMNFAYGWAFSQPVRKVYYNLTVTGLSVAVALVIGTVELLGLVAEKAHLHGIFWDRVAGVDLNTVGYVVVGLFFVTWAVALLVWRCARIEQKWTTG, encoded by the coding sequence ATGGCTCCTGGCACCGACACCGCCCCCTCGGCCACCGCCGGGACGGGCGGACTCTCCTGGCGGCGGATCAGCGGCTTCCTGACGCGCGGGGAGTGGGCGAGCCTGGCCGGAATGGCCGGGTTCATCCTCGCGCTGCACCTCATCGGCTGGTTCACACTCGTGGTGATCGTCGCTCCCGAGCACTACAGCGTCGGCAGCAAGACCTTCGGTATCGGTATCGGCGTCACCGCCTACACCCTGGGCATGCGGCACGCCTTCGACGCCGACCACATCGCCGCCATCGACAACACCACCCGCAAACTGATGGGGGAGGGGCGGCGGCCGCTGTCGGTCGGTTTCTGGTTCTCCCTCGGCCACTCGTCGATCGTGCTCGCCCTGACGTTCCTGCTCACCCTCGGCGTCAAGTCGCTCGCCGGGCCGGTCCGCGACGACGGCTCCGTGCTGCACGAGACGACCGGCTGGATCGGCACCACCGTCTCGGGGACGTTCCTGTACGTCATCGCCGTCGTCAACCTGGTGATCATGGTGGGGATCTGGAAGGTCTTCCGCGAGATGCGCTCGGGCGCCTACGACGAGGCCGCGCTGGAGGAGAAGCTGCACAGCCGGGGCCTGATGAACCGGCTCCTCGGGCGGTTGATGAGGTCCCTCACCAGCTCCTGGCAGATGTACCCGATCGGCCTGCTCTTCGGCCTCGGCTTCGACACGGCGACGGAGGTCGCGCTGCTGGTCCTGGCCGGTTCGGGCGCCGCCTCCGGGCTGCCCTGGTACGCGATCCTGTGCCTGCCCGTCCTGTTCGCGGCCGGGATGTCGCTCCTCGACACCGTGGATGGCTCGTTCATGAACTTCGCCTACGGCTGGGCGTTCTCCCAACCGGTCCGCAAGGTCTACTACAACCTCACCGTCACGGGCCTGTCCGTGGCCGTGGCTCTGGTCATCGGCACGGTCGAACTCCTCGGCCTCGTCGCGGAGAAGGCCCATCTGCACGGCATTTTCTGGGACCGGGTCGCCGGCGTCGATCTCAACACCGTCGGCTATGTCGTCGTGGGCCTCTTCTTCGTCACCTGGGCGGTCGCCCTGCTGGTCTGGCGGTGCGCGCGGATCGAGCAGAAGTGGACGACCGGCTGA